TGAGCGATAAAACAGGAATTATACTTTAAGTGTTACGTTTTTTAATAAAAGTATATTAGTTTCACATACTGAGAGCAAAACGGAATTTTTCTGAAATCTATAGGAAATCTGTGACTTCTAGATTATACATAAATTCCAATAAAATCTATGCATCATATATTCGAATTTACAGAACTTTCAATATACTGCCTTTTTGTCTGGATTGCTTACCTGTCTGCGGTAAAGTTTCATAATTTAATGTTGATACTTTAACCGAAGGCTTACAAATCCAAAACTTAGAACTCAATCTGGAGAATAAGCATGGCAGTAACGGGAGAAAGCAAAATCATAGATACGATCCTTAACAGACGGAGTGTCCGTGAGTTTACGGACAGGCAGATCAGCAAGGAAGAAATCAGCACAATACTCAACGCAGGCCGCTGGGCTCCTTCCGGTTTGAACAACCAGCCCTGGCGCTTTGTTGTTGTCAGAGGCCCAAAAACCATCCATCAGCTTTCTGAATGTACTCATTATTCTGGCATTGTTGCGGGAGCTCCTCTGCTCATTGCAGCCTTTCTGGACACCGAAAGTTCTTACAACAGAACAAAAGACGTCCAGGCGGTAGGGGCTTCCATCCAGAATATGCTCCTTACCTGCTGTGAACTCGGCCTGGGTGCGG
The genomic region above belongs to Methanosarcina horonobensis HB-1 = JCM 15518 and contains:
- a CDS encoding nitroreductase family protein; translated protein: MAVTGESKIIDTILNRRSVREFTDRQISKEEISTILNAGRWAPSGLNNQPWRFVVVRGPKTIHQLSECTHYSGIVAGAPLLIAAFLDTESSYNRTKDVQAVGASIQNMLLTCCELGLGAVWLGEILNQHEKVNSILGCPPKLELMAVLAIGEPAPGKRSSARKALSELVFEERYGEKWEE